A part of Rhodothermales bacterium genomic DNA contains:
- a CDS encoding SemiSWEET transporter translates to MEAVTYLGLVAATCTTVAFFPQVIRNWKRKSAGDLSFGTFGLFTIGVGLWLVYGVLIDNAPIIVSNLITLTVNLANLGQMVWYRRRRPGSFPPPTA, encoded by the coding sequence ATGGAAGCCGTAACCTATCTCGGGCTGGTCGCTGCAACGTGCACGACCGTTGCCTTTTTTCCTCAAGTCATCAGAAACTGGAAGCGGAAGTCGGCCGGCGACCTGTCTTTCGGCACGTTCGGTCTGTTCACCATCGGTGTCGGGTTGTGGCTGGTGTATGGCGTTCTCATCGATAATGCCCCGATCATTGTGTCGAATCTGATCACGCTGACCGTCAACCTGGCCAATCTCGGCCAGATGGTGTGGTATCGCCGGCGTCGCCCGGGGAGCTTCCCGCCGCCGACGGCCTGA